The genomic interval tttatttgttaaaattaattaattttaataaaatgattttgctTTGTCAAAATTGgttgttaatattttattgccACCACTTTATTGTATTTAGGCTGTAAGAATAGACACTGTCGCTGAATATCCTAAATAGCCAGCCTGACTAAATTCCATGTTTTCCTAGCATGTTTCCATTAGGTAATGCCTGGTACGAGCTCTAAGAAGCATGTAACACATCCCATGCATGAGCTTGATTGGCTGAATTGGGTCATTGGACCTAATATCGATTTTTAAGTAGTAATAGTTTATTAGTAATAGTGTATGCCATTATGATTTACTAGTAATAATCAATCATCTAAGTGAATTTAGATTAGATGAAtcaaagatcaagagaaagtCTTGATTCGGCACTGATATATACCACTTCATGAAACCTACAAATGTATCAGGATAAAATGCAAAGATCAACATAAATTATAGcttttgttatataattacaagaaaatattcTCTCATAATCTCAGctcttctaaatttttaaatgtgtGCCACATGATTGTTTAGTAATGTACGCCGTTAGGATTTAACTATTGATCATCACTCATCtaatgttgtgtttacttgctggagtgggagtgaggagtgtggattccttcCACTCCAGCGTTTACTTACTTAAAATGAGGAGGGATTGGGAGTCCCACTCCGTGGGCCCCacccatttttggagtggggagtgggagtgggactcccattgggggaggtgggagtgggaatccactcccacctctcccatttttacccttttttattttattttatgttttataattaataaaataaaataaataatattatatttatttgaataataatattatatttatttaaataataatattatatttaactaaataataatttacattgattctaagttaaaattattttaaaataatattattatattaatagagaattaataaatataatattattatatttattttaaaaataatagtactatatttatttaataataataataataataataaatactttattctaagaaaatattaattttgtactaaataatattatattattattttatataataataaatttaatataattatattaaataaaataaaataacatttcatttcattttatattaaaattacaattaataatttattgttcataattaagaatattaataattataataaatttacaaatataataaaataaatattattcattaaatatattttttattagttttgtaattaaaaactataattctttaaataaggataaaattgtaatttgaaactatttactcccaatccaagacaaagtaaacacataaattggattatGATCTCCATTCTATGCTTCtattccagtgtaagtaaacaacctactcccactcccactcccactccacactcccaatccTAGGATTCCCATTCCCCAGAAttcccaatccaatccaaaaagtaaacgctacctaAATGAATTTCGCTTAGAAGAATAACAAATCCTGCGGAAATCCTAAGAGGGCCTTAGTCAGCACAAATGGTGATTCCTTGTCATGTGCAAGTCATTTATGAGATATTTGAATGGGCAACAAGTCATCCATGGTGTTTAAATTTAGTCATTTCATAAGAAGATTGAATAGCTGAAGCAAAAGTAGAGCAATTATCGGCACTTACTATGCCCAAATtaggggaaaaagaaattccATCACAGAttaagaatcaaaatcaattatagaCCAGCCAATCCAAATTTTgcttgaaacaaaaaagattattaatttcaccAATTTCTAATTTGGACCAATGACTAGAGTTCCATATTCTAGTTTAATCAGCAGATCAATAATGCACTAAAATTTATTGCTTAATTAATCTTATAACATATGCTTTGCGTATAAATTTGATATaaacttaaccaaaaaaaaaaaaaactaagtcAAGTGATTGATAGGGTTgtgacaaagatgaaaataaagatatttcCTAGACAAAGAAGTGATCAAAGATGAATCAGGGACCAAATTAGAAATGATCTGCTTGCAATCAGATGGCAGAAAATTCTCCCACATGGAATCTGAATCCGCAACTGATTTGGAAATGGGACATACCACTAATAATCTGCAGGCATCTTGAGGAGTTACGAGAGAAATGATGTGGGAAATGCACTCTGCAGGCAGCTAATCAAAAACAGTAATGTCCACTTTACTTTCTCTATTCATTCTTCCTTAATTTGCAACTCACAAATGCCTTGAGAGTAAGACTTCTTTATTAAGCTATACATGTGAGTCAAGTCAATTTATGTCCTGTTTAGTGTTGAGGTAAGATGGttatagcttaaaagctatAATATCAAGGgataatttgataatattgtagcttttaaaataattgttattagcTGTGTTGTAGATATAATCAGCTgtgaaaagaattaattaaatatttgataaaaattacttttaaaagtaCTGTAATTTTTCAAAGCAGTTGTatttgtttggtaaattttactgttaaactacagtaagaatataaatagCTGAATTGgacataatattgaataacatttatttacatatttataaacatgtatatataattttttttagtgtatatatataataattgataactagaataaatatcttatatttttcattttatttttcattttgttaacTTAATAGAATTGGTAATAACAAAAGTCCTTCAAAGTTAAAGATTTGATTTCTTAGTTAatgaggataattttatacttttataaaatttatgaaaagtataaaattgattcacaaaatcaaattttgaaaagttactcatttcctacttttcaaaatatgctATAAGATGGGatatttttactaaaagtggtttctaaaaaaatttagctagcactaaaattgtttttagttttccaaaattactttttaaccTCCCAAAAGCAATCTccaaagtgtttgataaacatTAGTTGTTGCTtgaaaattaagttgatttaATCCACaacttgtatgatgaagaatctataatatctttattatttttatcaaaattatttttaaaagtcatatttactacatattattaacttttattttataattatagatttttttcataacagttataagttaaaagttataatatcTTAATACCAAATAGACATTTAGAAGGTTATTAAATTAGGGGTAGGACTATTAGCAATTTAGCATCCCTccaaaacttttataaaaCCTCATATTTATACATGTACAGCTTTGCCCttcataatttgaaaataaactgATCCAATCAAACCCCACACATCTTTCCttgtaaagagaaaaaaaaaagaagacaaaTAAATCACTAGTTGATATCAATCTTCggtatatatatgatatatgaTATGATCAAGGAtatccttttttaaattaattatatatttaattagtttcttcagataatttaatttgcttatatatatatatatatatacacatacatatataggCAGATGGTAGATGATGCTAAGAAGGAGCCTAATATTTGAACTGTTGATGGTGAAGAAGTGGAAATTTATCATCGACGAAGTTAACAAAATGGTAGCAGAAAGCGCGTTGAAGCAACAGAAAGTAAATCACtatcaaagtaattttttcatGCATAATTTTACAAAGGGTAAAAGcccatttagtccctgtattttaagattagtatccatttagtccctatattttttaaaatacctcgAAACATCCctgccgttaaagtattgatactcttattgttacttttttatttcttttagcttacttttacaatattacccttcaataataatttttttgtttggacactaataaaaataaaataattaaattaccaatttaatcctaaaaaataaaaataaaaaattgaattaatttttaattgtcaaaaattgtgTGCAAACTACCAAGTGCTCAAACGGtgcttacaaaaaaaattaaaatatttttttaaggttaaattggtaatttaattattttctttttattaatatccaaaaaattattataaaagggtaatattgtaaaagaaagctaaaagaaatgaaaaataaaggtaggggtatcaatactttaacgtcaaggatgttttgaggtatttttaaaaatacagggactaaatggacactaatcttaaaattcagggactaaatgagcttttaccaTTTTACAAATACACATATAGTTTTTTCTTATGAAAGATAGAATTGGTGACACAAAAAGtcaatatcaaatttaaaaatattctacAAAGAAAGAGAGACAATGGGGAGTCGAGACCTTAtaagagatagagagagagagagagagagagaaaggagTCTGTACGAGAAACAAAGGTGTAGGTTATAAGTGGAATTAAAGTGGgtgcttttgaaaaaaaaagtaaaattttaaaagtttttaatgaGGTATCCTAAGAGGTGGGTTTTATAAGGACTTCATGGAGTTGCTAATAATCTCTTGCTCTAACCGTAAAACATTTCTTCCTGCTTTTTTTCTCCAGCACAAAGCTCTGTCAAAGAATGACAATTAATTTTAGCTTTAAAATTGAGATTAtatcaaagaagaagaaagtttTAGGCCCTATTTGGTATTTGAGGTGGTGTAGTTCTTGAACCATAGTTactgtgaaataaaaaaactatgaGATAAAAACTAATagtatataataaatacaactttgcataataatatttacaaaaagaaaatgaagatattATAGACTTTTCATCATATAAGTGTAGGATCAAATCAGCTTAGATTTGCAGCTATAAGAACAAatactgtaacttaaaagctaTAGTTACCAAACCTCGATAACAACTTAGTTGCCACGGATTCCTTATCATAGCAATTCGTTTATCGCATACTCCTATGGACAAGAAGTCATCATCCATTGTGTTCATCATCCATTGTGTTTTAACTTActcatttcataaaaaaattgagtagCTGGAGCAAAAGCAGAGCAATTTCTGCTGCGTACTTTGCGCTAAGTcagggaaaaataaattccgtCACAAAttaagaatcaaaatcaattatggACCAGCCAATCCAAATTTTGGCTGAAACAGAGAAGATTCTTAATTTCACCAATTTCTCATTTGGATCAATGACTAGAGTTCCATATTCTAGTTTAACCAGCAGATCAATCgcacaataaaattaatagcttaattaatatataacatATGCTTGGCATGTAAGTTTGATTTGCACatgtaaaaaaggaaaaagaaaaagaaaaccttGTCAAGTTTGAATTACGATAGATCCACTATTGACGATGATGCGGTTGcgacaaagatgaaaataaagatcCTTCTTAGACAAAGAAGTGTTGAAAGATGAATCAGAGACTGAATTGGATATGATATGCTTGTAATCAGACCGCAGAAAATTCTCCCAGTCGGAATCTGAATCCGCAACTGATTTGTAGATGAGACATACCCACGGATAATCTGCAGGCATCACGAGGAGTTGTAAGAGAAATTATGTAGGAAACGCACCCTGGTGACGGCACAAATGTTATAACCATTTTACTTCTTGCAACTCGTAGCAAGACAAGGAGTgagtttaaaatatatatagcaaAGGTAAATACACCAGAGTTTTTTGTTAAGTtaatggtaaatttgatcGATGATCCAGGAACCTAATGTTTGCTTAGTGTCAGACAATTACTCGTGGCTTTAAAAGATAGCAATTAATTACAACTTCTTTCAAAGTGAAAAATTGTAACATTTGCTAGAGAACAGTAATCAACTGAGCACTTATTGTGATTTATTTGAGTGATTTCGTCTTCTATAGTGGAAAGTTCTGTTTATGTTGCTAATAATAATGTGAATAATGCTAGGGAGCCCAACTTTTTATCCCAATTTCATGAGTATACAAAGTTTATTAAGACTGTGTCATGTTTGTCGACATATAACTCGAAGAGTTGTGCCATTTCATGATCACGAGATTTCAGGCTCTTAACATCAAACCATTTAACTAATCTTTTTACAGagaaattttacaatacaATTGAGGTTTTACGAATTATGTGGAACCAACAACTATGTTATTCTAAAGGGAGTCTCAGTATCCCTTATTAAAGACTTGGAGTATATATGattacttttcaaatcttgagaGTGTATCctttattaaaaacttgagGTTTACATGGATATTTTCTCAAATCTTAAGAGTGTAGGTATCTGTTTCCcagaaataaatgaagactTAGAATAAAATCATTCTTTAATAATAACTCTGGTCTTAAAAGTAATTTGCTTACAAAATCATCCACAACTGTAGCTAAGATCCTATGAATATAAAGGATCCATTCCAATGGCTCTTGATCATTGTCTTTTACAAAGGACAGATCCAAGTTTGTCTTGTTAAAGTCCTCTGAGCTTACCCCTGAGAGCTCTACACCAATAGTATTCTTGGGGACTTGCTGAATCCTCCTCACAGGTCACATTATTCAGTTCCGCCATGTGCCATGTCACGGCTTGCTTGATGGAGTGAGTGCTTGGCCCAAGACTACGTACTCACTGAGGCAATAAATCGAACATCCGATTCATTTTCGCAAACATTTGTCTCAGTCTAATATTCATGCATCGAGTTGGATGTGCAACAAAATGGAGCTCCATCTGTCAAGTCTTGTAAATTAAATGTTGTAAAGAAATAGCAATGCTTAACTTTGTTCAAAGTCATTATTATcttgaagaacaagaaaattcaagtTAGCTAAGGAACGACAGGTGATTCAAGGTTATTTTACAagtcattaataaaaatacatgAAAGCTCAATTAATATGGATATCATCATTAACCTAGTGCattcaacaataaaattatgccACCTCTCTGTTTTTGCTATTCCTTcatgaatgaaaaaaagaagtatTTGTCGCGTTCTTGGTTGATTGACCCACCTAAAGAGCTTACATGCGTCACCAAATGACTAAATGTTGCATTGTCAAAACCATAATTCAATACAGCTATCAGCCACTTTTAGGCCTCAGCTCAATCCCTTGTATAATGAGGCCGTGCTTGGTAATGAAgccatcaaattcaaatagaCTACACACCAACATGCCATCATCTCCATTTTCATTGAAGAACTCGCCCATCTCAATTTCCATCCACCCATCTCCCCTGTCTTGAGATAATCGAGCCATATTTCTTGAAGGATCTAGCAACAGTCTTCGCCTAAGCCCGTTATCGCATCCTTCAATGTAGACCCCAGACTCTACTGGTCTTCTCTCAAATCCATACTTTGACTCTACGAACTTAAAAACAAGGTAAGATGCATAGTTGGTTCTGAGTGACAAAATTTTGGTCTCTATCATTGCTTTGACATCAAACCACCACACATACTTGAGTTCAGCCACCTCAGGAAACCTGTCAGTGCATTGACACATGAGCAAATTACACTGGTGACAAAATCGATTGTACACTAAAAAATGCAAACGTGCAATGCCAACATATATGAACAAACCTAGACTCCGGTAGAGAAGTCAATATCCAATGGTTAGGTTCATCTCCCCATGCTATGGAAAGCCCTTTTGCCCCAACCATGTAACATTTTTTCCCACTCTCCGGCTCCAGCGCAAAGCTCTGTCAAAGTATTCATGGTGTTAGCTTTTCTATAAAATCAGTTTTGGTGTATAAGTTTCTCCATTTCAATGCTTACTAAGATTGCATCTGGgtgttaattaataaaagctTAGAACTCAAAACATcaaagataatataaaattgtgTTTGTACGgaacaagatgaaaattcaagtaaaaaatttgatgagttcaaGGTATAGTTAGCATGTCGTTTTTTGGATATTACAATGAACAAGAAGTCAACCATCTTGTTTGGTTAAACGTACATCTGATGAAGCTCTTGgtgttaatattaatattcataatactccaaaataaaaattttctacaCAAATAGCAGAATAAACTGAGGtaaaacattaatatataGTATATGATTTGTTTAGATAGAAGCTAAGTCAACTTTGACTTACCATAGTAccattgttgatgatgatggggTTGCGACAgagatgaaaataaagatcTTTCTTAGACAGGGAAGTGATCAAAGATGAATCAGAGACAGAGTTGGAAATGATCTGCTTGTAATCAGACGGCAGAAAATTCTCCCACACGGAATCTGAATCAGCGGCTGATTTGAATATAGGAGACACCACTGATAATCTGCAAGCATCGCGAGGAGTTGTAAGAGAAATGATATTGGAAATACACTCCGCAGGCAGAGCAATTGTGATATCCATTTGACTTGCTGGCTTTTAATTTCCTGCTCTTTAAAACTCACGTCACCCGATACTTCTTTGTTAAGCTTTATTTGTACAAGTTCAATGGAGAAGgttattcaatattaaaagGGTCCGCCTAACTTACGTTGAATGTAAGTTACGGTCAGCCTGTGAAATTTCATCTAGCCCCCTATgctctatattatttatattttattcatgaatattataaacttcttgaaatgtaaaatttcatttaaccccttatactcaattttattttattgaaaccATAGAGTATGAATTCGCccccataattttaaattctcaaaataacctccatttaattaaaaaatataattattgttaaatgaattataattataattataattataattataattttattataatcataaatacttttttaatagattattattattattaataacgataataaaaaatattataattaattaatctattaacaataattaataatattttttattaaattgttagtaataataataataattaatgataattaacatatttatgattataataaaatggaATAAACATTGAGTCTATATTTATGTAGAAGactcttttatatttctatactttttaatttcaagtacTTTCAGGATTTTTTGTTACTTTGATAAATAATGGTTTCGTAGGCATCTCATTATTAAACAGTCATTTTTAAGTGCTTTTTGCTAAGTTGTTACACCTTGGAGGATGTAA from Citrus sinensis cultivar Valencia sweet orange chromosome 9, DVS_A1.0, whole genome shotgun sequence carries:
- the LOC102615993 gene encoding putative F-box protein PP2-B12; translated protein: MDITIALPAECISNIISLTTPRDACRLSVVSPIFKSAADSDSVWENFLPSDYKQIISNSVSDSSLITSLSKKDLYFHLCRNPIIINNGTMSFALEPESGKKCYMVGAKGLSIAWGDEPNHWILTSLPESRFPEVAELKYVWWFDVKAMIETKILSLRTNYASYLVFKFVESKYGFERRPVESGVYIEGCDNGLRRRLLLDPSRNMARLSQDRGDGWMEIEMGEFFNENGDDGMLVCSLFEFDGFITKHGLIIQGIELRPKSG